One genomic segment of Salvia miltiorrhiza cultivar Shanhuang (shh) unplaced genomic scaffold, IMPLAD_Smil_shh original_scaffold_252, whole genome shotgun sequence includes these proteins:
- the LOC131003647 gene encoding uncharacterized protein LOC131003647, with the protein MAEPQHDSSPDSDDVAERFMEWVEMQKQPPGYIFDEYLKVTDSTGRVCLKKFCKAIIRAFRAYYLCRPTSEDVQRLIHMHETRHGFPGMLGSLEELHWAWKNCPKAWHDAYTRGGTAVPVVFHANQREYQMSYYLCDDIYPKWRCFVKSPPMATNSKEARFKKMQESTRKDVERAFGVLQARWGII; encoded by the exons ATGGCGGAACCCCAGCATGATTCTTCGCCTGATTCCGACGATGTAGCTGAAAGGTTCATGGAGTGGGTAGAGATGCAGAAACAA ccaccggggtATATTTTcgacgagtatctcaaagtcACCGACTCCACCgggcgtgtatgcctcaagaagttctgcaaggcgaTCATCCGGGCTTTCAGAGCCTATTACCTGTGCCGTCCAACGTCGGAGGACGTCCAACGCCTCATTCATATGCACGAGACGCGACACGGctttcccgggatgctcgggagcttAGAAGAActgcattgggcgtggaagaactgtccaaaggcgtggcacgacGCCTACACACGCG GAGGAACGGCGGTGCCGGTGGTCTTTCATGCCAACCAGCGTGAATACCAGATGAGCTACTACTTGTGTGACGACATATATCCgaagtggcgttgcttcgtcaagagtccaccaATGGCGACCAATTCGAAGGAggcaaggttcaagaagatgcaagaatcgacACGAAAGGATGTCGAACGCGCCTTTGGAGTCCTTCAGGCTCGATGGGGAATCATATGA
- the LOC131003653 gene encoding uncharacterized protein LOC131003653 has translation MACFQSAVFTLRTVYPNAVIWSEENLVAVACGAAVIILNPHNPKVRGVIAVPSSKRFPTGKIDDDGRGADLLNGCLLPYHLSRETRPCARSISWSPAGLASNAGCLLAVCTTGGHVKVYRRPHCSLEWVEVVNISEALYNYYKNTNFGEYQIVPSEGSDVIPRQDTADHKCTYGTFLRKSHKHRRQKAADIVTGDHGNLGEKNTLQIVPVSFYEGKPSEEVTEECLPLISAQQYASRNEMLMSLIVAWSPILETSGNDVGFPSSSSNCCSILAVGGKCGRISLWRVRAPECYSSGNAGHSGEVSLVGLVKAHDSWITAISWVGYGSNVSKAQFALATGSSDGSVKIWLVNGENLLKASEVSNDSLSLLKEVVTVDSSMISVLSLTVPAQSPWKLFLAIGKASGSLELWIVDTSIDKFNNVGCYNAHDRTVAGLAWAFDGRCLYSCSQNNSLKSWVFVGDSLSEVPVPSSSPGLKSSADFAHALDSCFGLAISPGNLAVAVVRRYDVDLLDPMYEGRSHKASVEFLWVGGQQLDPSVITSSEMKKETFPGFPEKELIWWEKNILWCLNQYENLNRLLNILDIVAALRAFKLSSPKYVEHILLKWLASCLGSEFEISCKLLSEALKLLPMLSSRQLHLINIISRQVMLKEFITESMSGKEHVLGLEGLSGDKKEHINLWMDLLLSCENELLLRLVSISTSSILRPPSNSSEEFSGVGVDGLPQMEQWVSQNVKDDYKFLAAEIREVKKRKLEETSNQVHERCYFCSAVVPFESTEYATCSGVISNNGVNQTHKLQRCAVTLRTLPTNPSWYCMCCQRRASKLAPSILFAMPRYPPNFKSFVESSAHTHTSTPCCPFCGILLHRSQPQYFLSPSPV, from the exons ATGGCCTGCTTCCAATCTGCCGTCTTCACATTGCGGACTGTTTACCCCAACGCCGTCATCTGGTCCGAAGAAAATTTGGTGGCGGTGGCGTGCGGCGCAGCTGTTATAATTCTG AATCCTCATAATCCTAAAGTTCGAGGTGTGATTGCCGTTCCATCTAGCAAGCGCTTTCCCACTGGGAAGATTGATGATGATGGCAGAG GTGCGGATTTGCTAAATGGGTGCTTGCTTCCTTATCATTTATCGCGGGAAACTCGTCCTTGTGCTCGGTCGATTTCTTGGTCTCCTGCAGGTCTTGCTAGCAATGCTGG TTGTTTACTTGCTGTTTGCACCACTGGTGGGCATGTGAAGGTTTATCGCCGTCCACATTGTTCTCTGGAGTGGGTAGAG GTTGTGAACATATCTGAAGCGCTATATAATTACTACAAGAACACCAATTTCGGAGAGTATCAAATTGTACCCTCAGAGGGTTCTGAT GTTATACCAAGACAAGATACTGCAGATCATAAATGTACTTATGGTACATTTTTGAGAAAGAGTCACAAACATAGAAGACAAAAAGCAGCTGAT ATAGTAACAGGAGACCATGGAAATTTAGGAGAGAAGAACACTTTGCAAATTGTTCCTGTCTCATTCTATGAAGGGAAGCCTTCGGAGGAAGTGACTGAAGAATGTCTCCCATTAATATCTGCACAGCAGTACGCTTCTCGCAATGAAATGCTAATGTCACTTATTGTTGCTTGGTCTCCAATTCTGGAGACATCTGGGAACGATGTTGGTTTTCCTTCTAGCTCTTCTAACTGCTGCTCCATTCTTGCTGTTGGTGGAAAGTGCGGTAGAATTTCATTGTGGAGAGTTCGTGCACCCGAGTGCTATTCTAGTGGTAATGCTGGGCACTCAGGTGAGGTTTCACTTGTTGGCCTTGTGAAGGCACATGATAGTTGGATTACCGCAATTAGTTGGGTTGGATATGGGTCTAATGTTTCAAAAGCCCAGTTTGCATTGGCTACTGGAAGTTCTGATGGTAG TGTGAAGATCTGGCTGGTAAATGGTGAAAATTTACTCAAGGCATCAGAAGTTAGCAATGATTCATTGTCTTTGTTGAAGGAG GTTGTGACTGTTGATTCTTCTATGATCTCTGTACTTTCACTTACTGTGCCTGCACAATCACCATGGAAATTGTTTTTGGCTATTGGCAAAGCATCTGGATCCCTTGAATTGTGGATCGTTGACACATCCATTGACAAATTTAACAATGTTGGCTGTTATAATGCACATGACCGTACA GTTGCTGGTTTAGCTTGGGCTTTTGATGGACGTTGTTTGTACAGCTGCAGCCAG AACAACTCGTTGAAAAGCTGGGTTTTTGTCGGAGATTCTTTGTCTGAAGTGCCAGTTCCCTCTAGTAGTCCTGGTTTGAAGAGCTCCGCAGAT TTTGCTCATGCATTAGACTCTTGCTTTGGTCTGGCGATATCCCCTGGAAATTTGGCAGTTGCTGTG GTTCGCAGATATGATGTTGATCTATTAGATCCAATGTATGAGGGAAG ATCTCATAAAGCTTCAGTTGAGTTCCTTTGGGTTGGAGGCCAACAATTGGACCCTTCTGTTATTACATCTTCAGAGATGAAAAAGGAAACATTTCCTGGATTCCCCGAGAAAGAACTGATTTGGTGGGAAAAGAATATACTATGGTGTTTGAACCAGTATGAGAACCTCAACAGGCTTCTGAACATTTTGGATATTGTGGCAGCTCTCCGAGCCTTCAAGCTATCTTCACCCAAGTATGTAGAGCATATCCTGCTGAAATGGCTGGCATCTTGCTTAGGATCCGAGTTTGAAATTTCTTGTAAATTATTGTCTGAAGCGCTTAAACTTCTGCCCATGCTCTCATCCCGTCAGTTGCACCTCATAAACATTATCAGCAGGCAAGTCATGCTTAAAGAATTCATAACAGAGAGCATGAGTGGCAAAGAGCATGTATTAGGTTTAGAAGGCTTAAGTGGCGACAAGAAGGAGCACATAAATTTGTGGATGGACTTGCTACTTAGCTGTGAAAATGAACTCTTGTTGAGGCTTGTCAGTATTAGTACTTCTTCCATTTTAAGGCCACCATCCAACTCATCAGAAGAATTTTCTGGAGTTGGGGTTGATGGATTGCCACAGATGGAGCAGTGGGTTTCGCAAAATGTGAAGGATGATTACAAATTCCTTGCAGCAGAAATTAGAGAGGTTAAGAAGAG GAAACTAGAGGAAACCTCAAACCAAGTGCACGAGCGCTGCTACTTCTGTTCAGCAGTTGTGCCATTTGAATCAACAGAGTATGCAACTTGCTCTGGAGTGATAAGCAACAATGGAGTTAATCAAACACACAAGCTTCAAAGGTGTGCAGTTACTCTGCGGACTCTACCTACTAATCCCTCCTGGTACTGTATGTGTTGCCAGAGGCGGGCTTCAAAGTTGGCGCCTAGCATTTTGTTTGCCATGCCCAGGTACCCTCCCAATTTCAAGTCTTTCGTAGAGTCTTCTGCTCACACGCATACCTCGACACCATGCTGTCCCTTTTGTGGCATACTTCTACATAGATCACAACCACAATATTTTCTCTCACCATCCCCAGTATAA